A region of the Romboutsia hominis genome:
TTATACATAATATAGAGATTACCGTTTATACTCTTATTGTAAATAACCTCAAGTTTTTTTTTCATCCAAGGGGCATGTAATAAATTCATATTTGTTCCTCCTAGAATTAGTATTTTAAATTTAATGTATTTTAATACAATATTAAAATAACCCTTAATTAAATTATAAAAGGAGACATTAAAATGTATACATTAAAAATAAAGAAATTACATGATGATGCAATAATACCAAATTTCGCTCACAAAGGAGATGCTGGTATGGATTTATATTCTATAGAAGAAGTGGTTATTCCTGCTTCAGAATCTAGACTTATAAAAACAGGAATAAGTATAGCACTTCCTAAAAATACAGAAGCTCAAGTTAGACCAAGAAGTGGATTAGCACTTAAACATTCTGTAACAGTACTAAATACGCCAGGAACTATAGATGAAGGGTATAGAGGCGAAATAGGTGTAATACTTATAAACCATGGTAAAGAAGATTTCACAGTAAATAAAAACATGAAGATAGCTCAAATGGTAGTTAAACCTATATATGATATAAATATATTAGAAGTTAATGATTTAGATGACACTGAAAGAGGAAATGGTGGATTTGGATCAACTGGATATTAGACTATATTTATTTAAAGGAACCTTATTTTAAGGTTCTTTTTTTATGCCAATTTGTTATAAGCTAAAAATGATATATAAGATTTAAATGTTAAGAAAATTTTATAAGAAGAAAAATATATATAAATTGTAAATATATAACAGTTATCGAAAAATATAGACAAAAACTTACAAATTTGAAATAATATTAGCATGGGCAAAACGTTAAAATATAAAGTAAAAAAGTATTATAAAATGAAATTTAAAGCTAGGGTATAAATACCAATTAAGGAGAGGAGTTGAGTATACTATAGCTTCTAAGCTGTAGTAATAAAATATGAATAAACAAAGTATAAAAATGGGATTGGTAGCAACATCAATATTACTTCCAATGTCAGTTAGTGTATCAAATGCTGATACTATACAAAAAGCAGACATAGAATATAAAACGATAACTGGAAATTCGGTAAACTTTAGAAAAGGACCAAGTACTAGCTATAGTTCAATTGGTAAGTTTTATAAAGGAGACAAAGTAGAGTACATAGGAAAAAGTGGAGAATGGGTAAATGTTAAGTATAATGGAAAAGTAGGATACGTACATGGAAATTACGTTTCAAACTCTTCTGAAGGAAATACATCAGATAATACTATAAAATACAATAAGATAGTAAATGCAAGTTCCTTAAATGTTAGAAAAGGTCCGGGGACTAGTTACTCAAAGATAGATTCAATACCTAATGGAACAAAAGTAGGAGTAATATCTGAGTCAAATGGGTGGGCAAAGGTAAGTTATAATGGACAAATAGGATATGTATCAAGTCAATATTTAAAGAGCAGTGAAGCTTCAACTACACCAAGTGAAGAAAAAGTAAAATATAATAGAAAAGTAAATGCAAGCTCACTAAATATTAGAAAAGGACCAAGCACAAGCCACTCAAAAATAGGTTCAATACCATATGGTGCTGAGGTAGGAGTAATATTAGAATCAAATGGATGGGCAAAGATAAAATACAATGGACAAATAGGATATGTATCAAGCGCGTATTTAACAGCAGATATATCTAATGGTGGTGGAACAACATCTCAAAGCGCCGACAAGGTAATCAATTTAGCACAAACATTACTAGGAAAGCCATATGTATGGGGAGCAGAAGGGCCTAATAGTTTTGATTGCTCAGGATTTACTCAATA
Encoded here:
- the dut gene encoding dUTP diphosphatase, whose protein sequence is MYTLKIKKLHDDAIIPNFAHKGDAGMDLYSIEEVVIPASESRLIKTGISIALPKNTEAQVRPRSGLALKHSVTVLNTPGTIDEGYRGEIGVILINHGKEDFTVNKNMKIAQMVVKPIYDINILEVNDLDDTERGNGGFGSTGY
- a CDS encoding SH3 domain-containing protein, with translation MNKQSIKMGLVATSILLPMSVSVSNADTIQKADIEYKTITGNSVNFRKGPSTSYSSIGKFYKGDKVEYIGKSGEWVNVKYNGKVGYVHGNYVSNSSEGNTSDNTIKYNKIVNASSLNVRKGPGTSYSKIDSIPNGTKVGVISESNGWAKVSYNGQIGYVSSQYLKSSEASTTPSEEKVKYNRKVNASSLNIRKGPSTSHSKIGSIPYGAEVGVILESNGWAKIKYNGQIGYVSSAYLTADISNGGGTTSQSADKVINLAQTLLGKPYVWGAEGPNSFDCSGFTQYVFKNSAGINIPRVSKDQSKFGQYVNKNNLQKGDLIFFDTSGSNDGDVSHVGIYMGNNKMIHASSSKGKVVISELSNYYNNAYVNARRVL